Sequence from the Cellulomonas fimi ATCC 484 genome:
GGCGCAGGGCGACGAGCCTCTCGCGGCGTTCGCCCGGGAGAGGTTCAGCCCGCAGCTCGCACCCGCCATGGACGCCTGGCTCGCGACCGAGCCGCTCCAGGACCCCGACGCGCCGCGCAGCCCCTTCGCGCTGCCCGTCTACGAGCCGCCCGGGGCGGCGGACGCCGCCGAGGCCGACGCGCGCGCGGAGGACTGGTTCGCCCGCGCGCTGCTTCTCGACGAGCGCAGCGACCGCTACACGTTCCTGACGGTGCTGTTCGCGCTCGTCCTGTTCTTCGCGTCGCTCTCCACGCGCGGCCGCGCCGAGCGCCTGCGGTGGACCCTGCTGGGCGTGGCGCTGGTCCTCGTCGTCGTGGGGACCGGGCTCCTGCTCGCGTTCCCGAAGATCGTGTGACTACACGAGACGCTGGACCACGCGCGACGTCGTGCCGTCGTGCGTGACGGTCGCGAGCGCACCGTTGACGAGGGACAGGTGCGGCGGGACGTGGCCGCAGTCCACGTCCGCGAGCACGGGGACGCCGAGGTCGCCCAGGGCGTGGCGCGCGGCGTCGTGCTGCGTCCAGCCCGGCGTCCGGGCGCCGCGGGTCCGGCCGAGCAGGACGGCGTTCGCGCGGTCGAACCAGCCCGCGTACCGCAGGCCGAGCAGACGGCGGGTCACGTCGGCGGAGTCCGCGGCCGCTGCCTCGAGGTACACGACGAGCCCCTCGGGCGCGTGGGCGTCGGCGAAGGCCGCGACGTCCCCGTACGGCGTGCCCGCGAGGTGCGACACCGTCTCCAGGCAGCCGCCCACGAGCCGTCCCGTGACCTCCACGTCGCCCTCCGCGTCGACGCGCGTCCATCCCCCCGGAGCGTCGAGCGTGTACTGCGCGACGTGCGGGTCGTCCGCGTAGTCGTCGAAGCCCGTCTCCCGGACACGCTCGGCTGCGCCCTGCGTCAGGACCGCGCCCGGCTCGGCCGTCACGACGGTCGTCCACGGCAGGAGCGGCGCCGGGACCCGGTACGGGGTGTCCATGAGGTTCTGGCCGTGCAGCGTCGCGACTCCGGTGCGCAGCGTGAGGGGGAGCAGCAGCGTCGCGACGTCGGAGTACCCGACGAACCACGTGGGGTCGGCGGCGAGCGCGTCCCAGTCGAGCAGCGGCAGCAGGTCGAGCGCGATCTCGCCGCCCCACGGCGGGACGACCGCGCGCACCGCCGGGTCGGTGAGGAACCCCGTGAGCTCGTCGGCGCGGTCCCGCGGGCTGCCGCTCGCGATGCCGACGCCCCCGACGAGGGGGCCCAGCCGCACGTCCCACCCGTGCGCGCGCACGGCCTCGACGGCGACGTCGAGCCGGGCCCGGTGGCGGGGCTCGACGCCTGCGGACGGGGAGGGGACGGCGACGACGTCCCCGTCGCCCAGGGCACGGGGGTAGCGGATCACGCGCCCGAGTCTGGCAGGTGCGGGCGCGGCATCCGGGCGACAGGTCCCCGGGTGGGCGTGGTGCGAGGACTACGCTCGCGGCGTGCACGAGACGGTCGTCAGCGTCGAGGGGTGCTGCGAGCACCGCCACCCGGCCGAGCGCGGCACCGTGACCCTGACGGTCGGCTTCGACGGGCCGGACCGCGAGGCCGTGGTCCGGCGGACCACCGGTGAGCACGCGTGGCTCGCCGAGGTCGCGCAGCAGCTGCACGCACCGCCGTCCGGAGCGGTGTCGTCCTGGTCGTCGGGGCGCGTGCGGGTGTGGGCCGAGCGGCCGTGGAACACCGACGGGCGCCAGCTGCCGCTCGTCCACCACGCCGCCGCCGACCTCACGATGACGTTCCGCGACCTCGAGCTGCTGGAACGCTGGGTCGAGGACGCGGCCGTCCGCGACGGCGTCACGGTGCAGGGCGTCGAGTGGGACCTCGCGCACGAGACGCGCACCCGGCTGACCGCTGACGCGCAGGTGCGCGCGGTCCAGGACGCCGCGGCCAAGGCCTCCGTCTACGCGCGCAGCCTCGGCCTGACCGCCGTGCGGCCGCTCGCCGTCGCCGACCCGGGCCTGCTCGGGGACGGCGCCCGCCCGCCCGTCGAGCCGCTGTTCGCGGCGAGGTCGATGGTGGCCCCGGACGCCGGCGGCGGTCTCGACCTGCGGCCCGACGAGATCGTCGTGTCCGTCCGCGTGCACGCGCGGTTCGCGGCGACGTGACCGGCCCGACGCCGCGCCGGGGAGCGCCGTCGTGATCTTCTGGGGGCACCTGGACAGCGTCGACGAGCACGCAGCGCGCTACCGGTACACCGAGGAGCGTGCGGACGGGGAGCCGGACCCGCACGCGGGCATCCTCGTCGTCCCGGCGGGCGACGCGTCCGCGTGCCGCATGGACGGCCGCGACGACGTCCCGCTCGGGGCGCTGCGCGTCGCCCGCAAGGCCGCGCAGGAGAGGGCGGCGACGGGGGAGTGGCCGGCCACGACCTGCTGGTTCTCCTGCTGACGAGCCCGCCGCGTCACTGCCGGTAGGACGCCAGGAAGTTGCCGATGCGCTCGACCGCGTCCGCGAGGACCCGGGCCTCGGGCAGCGTGACGATGCGGAAGTGGTCGGGCGTCGGCCAGTTGAAGCCCGTGCCCTGCACCAGCAGGATGTGCTCGCTCACCAGCAGGTCGTGCACCAGGCGCGCGTCGTCGTGGATCTCGTGCACCTCGGGGTCCAGCCGGGGGAACAGGTACAGCGCGCCGTCGGGGCGCACGCAGTCGACACCGGGGATCGACGTCAGACCGCGCCACGCGACCTCGCGCTGCTCGTGCAGGCGGCCGCCGGGGGCGATGAGCGCGTCGATGGACTGCACGCCACCGAGCGCGGCCTGCACCGCGTGCTGCGCCGGCACGTTGGGGCACAGACGCGTCGACGCGAGCAGCTCGATGCCCTCGAGGAACCCCTGCGCGTGCTCCCGGGGACCCGTCACGACGAGCCAGCCCGACCGGTAGCCCGCGACCCGGTACGTCTTCGACAGGCCGTTGAACGTCAGGCACAGCAGGTCCGGGGCGAGCGTCGCCATGGGGGTGTGCGTCGCGCCGTCGAACAGGATGCGGTCGTAGATCTCGTCGGACAGCACGAGCAGCGAGTGGCGTCGGGCGATGTCCGCGATGCCCTGCAGCACCTCGCGCGAGTAGACCGCGCCCGTCGGGTTGTTCGGGTTGATGACGACGATCGCCTTGGTCCGCGGCCCGACGAGCGACTCGAGGTGCTCGAGGTCGGGCTGCCAGCCGTTCGTCTCGTCGCACCGGTAGTGCACGGGCACGCCGTCGGACAGCGACGTCATGGCGGTCCACAGCGGGTAGTCCGGCGACGGGATGAGCACCTCGTCGCCCTCGTCGAGCAGCGCCTGCATGACCATCGTGATGAGCTCGGAGACGCCGTTGCCGAGGAACACGTCGTCGACGTCGATCGTGGGGAACCCGGGCTCGGTCTCGTACCGCGTCACGACCGCACGCCGGGCCGACAGGATGCCGCGGGAGTCCGTGTAGCCGTGCGCGTGCGGGATCGACGCGATGACGTCGCGGACGATCTGGTGCGGCGCCTCGAAGCCGAACGCCGCGGGGTTCCCGGTGTTGAGCCGCAGGATCGAGTGGCCCTCGGCCTCGAGCCGCGCGACCTCGTCGAGCGCCGCGCCCCGGATCTCGTACAGGACGTTCTTCAGCTTCGAGGACTGGTCGAGCGGGCGCAGCGGCATGTCGGGAGCGTACGCCGGGTCGACGCGCGCGCTCGCGGGGTGTCAGGCGTGCGGCCGGCCCCCGCGCTCGCGGGCGGGCACGCGCAGGCCGGACGCGCGCAGCCGCCGGATCAGCTCGCCCGCACTGACCGGCACCGCGCCCAGCGCGACGAGCTCGTCGAGGCGCTCGTCGGGCACGTCGTAGTGGTCCAGGTCGAACCCGCGTCGAGGCAGCCCCGCGCGCGACGCGAACGCGTGCAGCTCGTCGAGCGAGGTGTCGCTGACGAGGTGCGCCCACATCCGCCCGTGGCGTGGCCACAGCGGCGGGTCGACGAGCACGGTCACCCGACCGAGCCTAGGGCGCGTCTCACAGCTCCTGTGGTGGCGCGACCAGTGCGTCGGAGTGATCGAGCTGTCGAACGACTGGTGCGCGTGACGATTCTGCGCGGCCGGTGCCCTGCGCCAGGCGATGTGCAGCATCGGAGTGCCGCCTGAATGTGCGACATCCGGGCTAGGAAGCTGGGGGTTGCGCGGACCGCGGCCTTTCTGCGGCTACGCATCCGGCAGGCCTGCCCGGCCGCCTGTGTGACACGTCCTTGCCGGCGCGCTCGTTCTCGATCGGACAGCAGTGCGCTGCCCTACGGTGTGCCCTGTGTCCCTCCTCGACGCCGCGTACGAGCTCTGGCTCGACAAGACATGGGGCCGGCGCGCGGTGGTGGTGTTCACGGTCCAGCCCGACCGACTGCGCAGGATGGACGTCGCCACCGGACCATGCGTTCCCCAATCCGGGCTCAAGCGACCGCTGCAGGGCGTGCTGGCGCAGGACCTGGGCGAGTCGCCGGCCCAGAGTGCGGCTCTCTTCACGGCACTCACCGGGCATGCGCCCGAGGGGGCGCTGGTCGTGCTCGAGGAGGCAGGGAGCGGACGCCTGTCGGTCTGCTCCGAGACGTTCCTGAACGCGATGGCGGACGCGTGCGAGGAACACCTCGCGCTCGCCGACGCCGACGAGGCGGCCGGCAGGAAGGACCTGCCGACGTTCGCTCGAGCGTACGACGAGCTCGCGGTTGCGTGGCGGCAGGCCGTGCGGTGGCCGCGGCACGTGGCGCCGCTGAGCCAACGCCTCGGGCGGCTGGGGTCGGCGCGGCACGCGCGACTCAAGGAACAGCCGCTGTACATGTGGCACGGGCCGTCCGTGCCGATGTTCGCCATCGCGACAGGTCGCATGCCCGACAGATAGGGCACGCGTCTCCCCGCCTCCGCCGTGGGTGGCGCGGATGCTGCGTGAGTGTCTCGTCGTGCGGTGCTGACTGATGCTCAGCGGGGCGCGGATCGCTCCCGGATCAGCTCGCGCGCGCTGACCGGCGCCGCGCCCACGTCCGTCCGTGGCGCGGCCACAGCGGCGGGTCGACGAGCACGGTCACCCGACCGAGCCTAGGTGCCCGGTCGGCCGCGCTGGCTCGTCGACCCGCGCCGCGGTCAGGCGGTGAACAGGCGCGACGCCTGCGCCTCCGCGTCGGCGTAGGTCTGCGCCGCGGC
This genomic interval carries:
- a CDS encoding S66 family peptidase, with the protein product MIRYPRALGDGDVVAVPSPSAGVEPRHRARLDVAVEAVRAHGWDVRLGPLVGGVGIASGSPRDRADELTGFLTDPAVRAVVPPWGGEIALDLLPLLDWDALAADPTWFVGYSDVATLLLPLTLRTGVATLHGQNLMDTPYRVPAPLLPWTTVVTAEPGAVLTQGAAERVRETGFDDYADDPHVAQYTLDAPGGWTRVDAEGDVEVTGRLVGGCLETVSHLAGTPYGDVAAFADAHAPEGLVVYLEAAAADSADVTRRLLGLRYAGWFDRANAVLLGRTRGARTPGWTQHDAARHALGDLGVPVLADVDCGHVPPHLSLVNGALATVTHDGTTSRVVQRLV
- a CDS encoding SIMPL domain-containing protein, which codes for MHETVVSVEGCCEHRHPAERGTVTLTVGFDGPDREAVVRRTTGEHAWLAEVAQQLHAPPSGAVSSWSSGRVRVWAERPWNTDGRQLPLVHHAAADLTMTFRDLELLERWVEDAAVRDGVTVQGVEWDLAHETRTRLTADAQVRAVQDAAAKASVYARSLGLTAVRPLAVADPGLLGDGARPPVEPLFAARSMVAPDAGGGLDLRPDEIVVSVRVHARFAAT
- a CDS encoding pyridoxal phosphate-dependent aminotransferase encodes the protein MPLRPLDQSSKLKNVLYEIRGAALDEVARLEAEGHSILRLNTGNPAAFGFEAPHQIVRDVIASIPHAHGYTDSRGILSARRAVVTRYETEPGFPTIDVDDVFLGNGVSELITMVMQALLDEGDEVLIPSPDYPLWTAMTSLSDGVPVHYRCDETNGWQPDLEHLESLVGPRTKAIVVINPNNPTGAVYSREVLQGIADIARRHSLLVLSDEIYDRILFDGATHTPMATLAPDLLCLTFNGLSKTYRVAGYRSGWLVVTGPREHAQGFLEGIELLASTRLCPNVPAQHAVQAALGGVQSIDALIAPGGRLHEQREVAWRGLTSIPGVDCVRPDGALYLFPRLDPEVHEIHDDARLVHDLLVSEHILLVQGTGFNWPTPDHFRIVTLPEARVLADAVERIGNFLASYRQ
- a CDS encoding DUF4031 domain-containing protein, whose amino-acid sequence is MTVLVDPPLWPRHGRMWAHLVSDTSLDELHAFASRAGLPRRGFDLDHYDVPDERLDELVALGAVPVSAGELIRRLRASGLRVPARERGGRPHA